TTTCTGGGGTTCTCTTAAGTTTCCGGCGGGAAGCAGTTCCAGAATACCGGCTCCGTAGTCGGCGCCTCCGAAAAGCACATAAAGCAAAAGTGAAGCTCCGATAAAGAAAAGAAGAATTTCAATCATGAAACCTCAAACTTTCTTTGTGTGGAAACAATCTGTCGTTTCAGAAGCCAAACCGTTATGAAACCGAGGAATAGATATAAAGCCAAAAATAAATAGAAGTGATATTTCATTCCCGGTACGGGCGTGACAGCGTCGCTGGTTTTCAGAATACCATAGATGATCCAGGGCTGACGACCCACCTCGGTGACGATCCATCCGGCTTCCATCGCAACGAACCCCAGGGGCGCAAATAAGATCACGGCTTTTAATAACCACGGCGGAAAAGTTTCTCTTCTAAAATATACAAAAAACAGAATTGCCAGCAAGGCCATGGCGGTGCCAATCGCTACCATGATTTGAAAACTGATGTGGGTGATCACAAGCGGAGGCCAAAGCTCTTGAGCAACCTGATCCAAACCTTGAACTTCGGCATTGAAGTCATTGAAGGCCAAAAAACTCAGAAGACCGGGAAGTGGAATGCTGTAGTCCATGGTTTGAGTTTCCGCATTGGGCAGCCCCCCAATATGCAAGGGGGCGCGGCGTTCGGTTTTAAAATGTCC
The sequence above is a segment of the Bdellovibrio sp. ArHS genome. Coding sequences within it:
- a CDS encoding cytochrome ubiquinol oxidase subunit I is translated as LFLYGWKKMRPWVHWATGLVVGVSGFTSGIFVVAANGWMNSPAGFDWVNGEAINIDPVAAMFNEAWLHQTLHMQFAALQAVGFAVAGIHAFLYLRGQAQNLHLKAFKIAMCFGAVASLAQPLIGHFAAQRVAVLQPVKLAAMEGHFKTERRAPLHIGGLPNAETQTMDYSIPLPGLLSFLAFNDFNAEVQGLDQVAQELWPPLVITHISFQIMVAIGTAMALLAILFFVYFRRETFPPWLLKAVILFAPLGFVAMEAGWIVTEVGRQPWIIYGILKTSDAVTPVPGMKYHFYLFLALYLFLGFITVWLLKRQIVSTQRKFEVS